GACCCCTGGCCAGCCTGTAGTTTGGGTAATACCAGCAAGTGCCTAAAAATTACATtggtatttttgtatttgtaaaCCAACCTTGCTAATAGAAAATCTATTTATAACTCTAAATTATGCAAAAGAGTTCAAATGTATGCTTCAATATCAGTAAAGCGCAAGCTTCCTTATCAGTAAAATATCCACTTTCAAGTTTTTAAAGTGGTAAACATACCTGTACACTAATATAATACCACAAATTATGGATATCATATGTTTTGCCTATGCCAAACAAATAACTGAAAACCCCAGAGAACAACATTCCTAATGCTAGAAAGTATCTAAGATTAACTCTCTCTGCTataaatcctgagaaaaacaTTGCAGCAGCATAGCAGAAAAGAAATGCTGAGTCTAGTTCCCCTAGTAACTGGGAGGCACTAGAATCACTTccatctaaaaaataattgaaattttatattgtctTTATGCAGCATAATAGATTTTACCAAAAGGCTTCCAGTCACACCAAGTAGGGGAATCATTTGGAAGTGGTGTCCTTAAAGTACTACAATTTCTATGCAATACTGCTTTCACTACTGAAATAGGTTTTCTTGACAAATGATAGGACATATAGGCAATGTAAGTCAGAAATACAACACTTGTTCGGTAGCTGCAAAAAGAAATTCTAAAGTCTATCACCTATTGAATGAAATTAGGAACCTGCTActagaaacaatttttattcatttctcACCAAAATTCTCTATTGAAGTGCAATCTATGTGGAAAACATCTATCAGAAAGTTTCCTTAGAAATTGGATACCCCAGGGCAGGTCGCTCGACATAAGGCTCATCTTAACCCGCCTCCTTCGAAACCGTAATTTGGAAAATGGGAAAACCACcataaaactacaaatttaataaccaCAAAGGGGATTACTCAGATTATTTTGAGGAGCCAAAAGGCAAGGTAAAAGCCAGAATTGTAGTTAACTTACGTGGTATATGAGCCGGGAATGTGTCAAATCGGAACAGACGTTTCCTGGGGTGAATAGTTAATTCATATTAATGAGTTGTTAATTCTTTGTTTGCTTACAATTTAATGataactttgaaaattctttgtaAGTAAATTAGAAGAGCCAACCAACATCCACAAACCTACCCCCACCTCGTGGCAAGGAAAATGTCACTGTCAATAACAAGGAGGATATAAACGGGTTTTCACAGTAATAACTCTGTTGCGGACAATAACGTTCTGGTTCTAAAACGTGAATAATATCCTTAAGGCATGTGGAGGATAACTTAAATTCAATGCATTTGCGAAGTGactcatttattatttaagttggAGACACGATACTCGCAATCCTGTCCTCGATTTTCCTGCATCGAAAATTAACGGTGGCGCACAAACAGTGACTTTAACATAAACCGAGGCAGCCTTATAGAGCTATAATGCCTAATTATTTCTTGAGATTCCTTCTGAAAATCCGAAATAGCAAAAAGGCCTTAAGAATTCATTATCGATACAGTTGTTTTATAAATGGTGGCTCATAAAATGCATCAAGAATGTTAACTAAACTAATATTTACGTAATCTACATCGACTTGGGACATAAAGAGTGCAAAAATTCGTGTTGACAAATTTGGCAGAAGTCAgctgttaatttatttactttgtcAGTTTTGTTTGGCTTTTGCATTTCGCTTGTCATCCTAGAGAGGATAGcagcatttttatattatcaaAATGTCTGAAAATCccaatgaaaatttaagagaAAACCCTGAAACCGTGTCTAAAATACACGGAAATACTGTGGAAGATGGCAATAAAGGGTAAGTAAACTATAGGGTTCAATACAAAGtttattatggaaaaaattatgataaataaCCTTGCTTTCTGTGGTTATTCACCAATAATATCTTCCCAAATCGATATTTTTCCCTTTACGTTGCCGGTATTTTCTTCATACATTACATTATTACATTACATCCCCCTACACTTGttattttgcaataaacaattttctcCCTTAgctgaacaaaaacaaaccAGCATGCAATTGTTATATCTAGTTAATTTTGAATCTTAGCTCTAAAAAACGCAATAAGTCCAAAAAAGGCAAACATGAAAAGGAAGCAGAAGCACTAGAAGCTGCTGCCAATATATCCAACAATGTGGCAGTTTCATCCCTCTCAAATTCCATCAATACCATTTCAATTAATGAACTTAAGGCTGCTATGGAATTTTATACATTATCTCAAAGACCAGCAAAAACCCCTGAAGAGGCCCTAAAGAAATCTTATCAGTTCTGGAATACACAGCCAGTTCCCAAAATGGGTATTATTGtgctttttcttaatataaaGCATATTAACATTGTAATTATAGATGAAAAAATCACTGATCAATCAACATTCATCAATGAGGCTATAGAATCTGATAAGGATGTAAGTGAAATTCGGGCTGAGCCTTATTCACTACCTGATGGATTCAAGTGGGACACTTTGCATTTAGATGATCCTTTAGTTTTGACTGAGTTGTACACTCTTTTGAATGAGAATTATGTGGAAGATGATGATTCAATGTTTCGCTTTGATTACCAACCAGAGTTTTTGAAATGGTTCgttgttctttgtttttttatttgtaaataatcaAAGAGTATGTATAGGGCCTTGCAGCCACCAGGATGGAAAGAGGAATGGCATTGTGGGGTCCGTGTGGAGAAGAGTGGAAGACTGGTTGGGTTTATTTCTGCCATTCCTGCTACATTACATGTATACAAAAAGTGAGTCTTTAGTTGTTCTCGATTTTTGGATAAATGAGTGGTTTCAGGAAACAAAAAATGgtggaaataaatttcctgTGTGTTCACAAAAAGTTGCGTTCTAAAAGAATGGCACCAGTTTTGATTCGGGAGATTACCCGCCGTGTTAATTTAACTGGGATCTTTCAGGCCGTTTATACTGCAGGCATTGTGTTACCAAAGCCTGTATCTACTTGCACCTATTGGCACAGATCACTGAATCCCAAGAAATTAATAGAGGTTGTATCAAACTTTTTGGCATAGTGGGAAGTAAGAGGGTGTTTGTTTAGGTTAAATTTTCACACCTTTCTCGTAAGATGACCATGCAGAGGACTTTGAAATTGTACAAGTTGCCAGACCAGCCTAGGACGCCtggttttagaaaaatgaacaaagaGGATGTTGATCAAACACATGTGTTGTTAAATAAGGTAATTCAGCTGGTGATAGATTTAATAAGCAAAAGTTTAGTTTCAGTTTTGAGACTACCCTGAATGATTGAAGTTTTATAGTGATTTTCTGTCTTTGacaatagtttaaattttacagtatttaAGTCTGTATGACTTAGCCCCACATTTTACCAAAGAAGAATTTTTGCACTGGTTTTTGCCGCAACCCAACATAATCGACAGTTTTGTGGTTGAAACTAAGGGTAAAATTACCGACTTTGTTAGCTATTACACTTTGCCCAGTAGTGTAATGCACCACCCAGTTCATAAGACTCTTAAGGTACCTTTATATAGTAAAACTATATtaacattatattttaatttcttttctagGCAGCTTATAGTTTCTACAATGTAAGTTCGCAGACTCCTTGGATTCCTCTAATGCAGGACGCTTTAATTTCGGCACGACAACTCAATTTTGACGTTTTCAACGCCTTGGATCTAATGGAGAACAGTAAGTTTCTCGAAGAGCTGAAGTTCGGGATCGGGGATGGAAAGCTGCAATATTATTTGTACAATTGGAAGTGTCCTTCGATGGGGCCTAGTCATGTCGGGCTGGTCTTGCAATAAGACTATATTGCGCCTTGACTTGCGGTTTAGtaaattatggaaaatgtgATGAGTTGCCCACTGGAGGCATAATGTATTTAATCCTGGAGGGGCTGCCCATAATTTAGTAACCAGTGAGTGGTAGATTTTAAGATtccttttattaaatgttgaaGTAAGTGAAACAGTCGAATTATATTAGTCTACtttgtattataatattagTTTCCTTGGAGTCTTGTATCGTTTCTGAACATTAGTATAACTTCTGTTATGGTAAGTTGCTTCAGTAAAAGCCACAGCTGCCCAGACTTAACCTAATTGAATTGCAACCCTTAAAGCCAGTTTCATACTAGGGGTCAAGCAACGCTCATGCTCAAGCATAGCGCTGATTAGAATGCATATCAGCTTGGTGCTCACTTTATTGTGTTCATGGTGAATTTGTATAACAGTACTAATTCATCTGAACCCCTAAAATGGAATTGGCTgcataacaaataataaattattcagtCTATTCTTTCACTTCACTCTCAGCATTAGAAGAAGTCCATGACAATCTTTCTTCATAGAATTTTATCACAATTTGAGGACACTTAACATTGGCCTGTTTGGCAGGGACTAAGTCAGCTTCATCAGTGCCCAcccatttcattaaaaacatcaaaggacctaaataaaaacatagaTACTctcgtatttttttatcaaatataaaCCTTACCTGAGCTATTTGTTGCCCCAATAATCTTCTCAGGCTGTAAACCTCTATCAAAACcgtgcaattttttatcatctccttttccttttttaacaACTTTCAGGTCTGTGGTAGGAGTGCCTGTGGCCTTTCGTTTCTTGTTTCTCTCTGCCTCCTTAGCAGCTCTATCAGCCTCGAAAGCCTTGATTAGACTGGGGCAGTCTAGATTGCCTGCAAAGAGATGTTATTTgggataaataataaagtgaTAATCATTTACTCTCCGGTTCCCAAGTATTGTCCTTATCATCATAACCAATCCATTTGAGTAAGTACTCTTTTACCCCGTTCCTGATCCTGCTGTCTATGATCTTTTCAACAACGTATTCTTCGGGAGCTTCGTCAAGTTCTGGACTTGAGGGCTTCTTTGCGCTCATGGTAAAGAGTTTCGACTTGATTCTTTAGTGTTCTGCTTGCcaaatattgataattaagAGGTTAGAATAAAAGTAGATTTGGGAATTCTAGGGCTGGAATTTTACAAAGAGTctcattaaatgaaaattaattctagaagctatttatttcaattaaagcaGGAACATTTAGAAACTGGACACTGTTTATCCGAAAAATAAGTATGAAAATTAGCGCCAAAAAGCTAATCCAgcgaaagtaaagaaaaataacgAATCTTATATGGAACGAGTTTCCTTGTCTGTGGTATACATTTATAACGGCCAAAAGAGAGAGACGCAAAACTCGTACAGTAGAGGACTCTTAAATTGCGGCTTTCTCTATTGGCATTGTTATAAAACGTAAAATCAATACCGGTCTTATCATCCATTgaacaaaatctttaaaaatcaaaatatttaaaatcgtTTAACGGTTATTTCATATATAGTAGACGTTTTCTACATCAGCAAAATGTTTGGTAATGTATTTCGGCACTGtcttatttatttgatttgacTTTGACAAGCGACAGCAATTTTAACGAGTCACTCCGACATCttgttttgtgatttatggacgttgttttatttttgtaaaaagtacttgataattttcaaattttacctAATTGCCGCGAGTTTTATGCAGATATGACTTTCCACAGGCGATAGGTACATTCCGGAGACCCCCAGAAACCTAAGAAAACCGTGTAAGTTGCCTAACAAACGGCCCCACTTTCACCCCACACATTGACATTTGTCTGGGATccttttgaacaaaaatatgcCTCCGTCtggtaaacatttttatcttttccaatttttgtatAGAGATAATGTTGATAACCTGCTGCTATGTTGATATTTGATGCAGGCCTTCATCACCTGATAAAGGTTTACCTCAAAGCTATGTCCTTGTCCTAGAATCTCCTTTCAAACCTATTCCAAACAGTACTACCACTAATCATCCTTGTACCAATTTTGCAATTGGAACCCGCAATTAAAACCATTTACTGTTAAAAAAAGGTGTTATAAAGGTCTGGAAGTACTACTTCAGTTTTGCTAGCTTGACCTACATta
The DNA window shown above is from Euwallacea similis isolate ESF13 chromosome 2, ESF131.1, whole genome shotgun sequence and carries:
- the LOC136419571 gene encoding chromobox protein homolog 1-like, encoding MSAKKPSSPELDEAPEEYVVEKIIDSRIRNGVKEYLLKWIGYDDKDNTWEPESNLDCPSLIKAFEADRAAKEAERNKKRKATGTPTTDLKVVKKGKGDDKKLHGFDRGLQPEKIIGATNSSGPLMFLMKWVGTDEADLVPAKQANVKCPQIVIKFYEERLSWTSSNAESEVKE
- the Nmt gene encoding glycylpeptide N-tetradecanoyltransferase; the protein is MSENPNENLRENPETVSKIHGNTVEDGNKGSKKRNKSKKGKHEKEAEALEAAANISNNVAVSSLSNSINTISINELKAAMEFYTLSQRPAKTPEEALKKSYQFWNTQPVPKMDEKITDQSTFINEAIESDKDVSEIRAEPYSLPDGFKWDTLHLDDPLVLTELYTLLNENYVEDDDSMFRFDYQPEFLKWALQPPGWKEEWHCGVRVEKSGRLVGFISAIPATLHVYKKKQKMVEINFLCVHKKLRSKRMAPVLIREITRRVNLTGIFQAVYTAGIVLPKPVSTCTYWHRSLNPKKLIEVKFSHLSRKMTMQRTLKLYKLPDQPRTPGFRKMNKEDVDQTHVLLNKYLSLYDLAPHFTKEEFLHWFLPQPNIIDSFVVETKGKITDFVSYYTLPSSVMHHPVHKTLKAAYSFYNVSSQTPWIPLMQDALISARQLNFDVFNALDLMENSKFLEELKFGIGDGKLQYYLYNWKCPSMGPSHVGLVLQ